The window TAATCGTTTCCGAAGAGCGAGTATGTTTTGCATAATCGTATACTGGCTTTTCAATTGCCTTATTGTCTAACAAATTGTGAATATGTTCAAGTAATAAGTCATTATCAAAGGCTAGAGGATGATCATAATTTGTATCAAGTCTTTCCTCAAATTTTAAATGACTTTGATCTTTATAATAAAAGTCTTGTTGTATTACTACTACTGAATGGTTCTTAAATACTTCACTTATTGCGTTAGTTACACTCGTTTTACCCGATCCTGATCCACCTGTGATCCCAATGATAAGAGGAGTTTTCTTAGTCATTATTTCATCCCTTTTCTCATCATATTATTTGGATATAATTTTGTTAGACATTTAAATTGGACAACTTGTAAAGGATGTCTAGCCGCATCCAACACCTGTCCTTTTTCGTCTGTAATTTCATTTATAACCATCTCAACGTTTTCTATTTCTGGGCCAAAAAACTCTACTTTGTCTCCTGGCTTAAAATAATTACGTTGTTGCAGTGTAACTATTTGTGTTTCTTCGTTATACTCTAACACAAGTCCCACAAAATCAAACCCTAATTTTTTATCATGTACCCCGTACATTTGTTGTTCAAAACCAGGTTCATCCACAAAAAAAGCTGTATCTGCTTCACGATTTGCACATTTTTCTAGTTCTGCTACCCAGCTCGGTTGCATTTGAAAGTTTTCAGGATCGTCACAATATGCATCAATTACTTTACGATAAACACTAACAACAGTAGCAATATAGTGAATTGACTTCATACGACCTTCCACTTTTAAAGAATCTATCCCTAATTCGATTAAACGCGGTATCGATTCCAATAATTTTAAATCTTTCGGACTCATGGCAAATGGAACATCATCTCCAGTGAATAACGCCTGTTCTTCTGTGTCTGTCTGTTCATATAAATCATAATCCCAACGACACGATTGACAGCATCCGCCCCTATTCGAATCACGGGCAGTCATATGATTGGAAAGTGTACATCTACCACTGTAAGCAATACACATTGCACCGTGCACAAACGTTTCAATATCAATATCAACTTTCTCTTTCATCAGTTGAATTTCGTCTCCACTTGTTTCACGAGCAAGTACAACTCGATCAAGCCCTTCTTCTTTCCAATACTGCACAGCTTTCCAATTGGACAAGGATTGTTGTGTGCTTAAGTGAAGCTCTAGTTTGGGAGCTACGGTCCGACACGTCTCAATTATTAATGGATCTGCAACAATAATACCAGTGACTCCGGTGGATTCAACTGCTTGTAGGTATTCTTCTAATCCATCCATATTTTCATTATGGGCAAATATATTAGTGGTTACGTACACTTTAGCACCGTACCGATTAGCAAATTCTACTCCTTCACGCATTTCATCTATTGAAAAGTTTCCCGCATTAGATCGAAGTCCAAATTCTCGTCCACCTATAAATACAGCATCGGCACCATAATGCACAGCAATTTTTAACTTTTCTAAACTTCCAGCAGGCGCTAATAATTCAGGTTTTTTCGTAATAACACGTTTACCATCAATTAGCTCACTTATTTTATCTATTTTTGTATTACTCAAATACAACCTACCCTTTCCTAACTGATAAGCATTACTTAAGCTTTTCAGTTATATG is drawn from Psychrobacillus sp. INOP01 and contains these coding sequences:
- a CDS encoding U32 family peptidase; translated protein: MSNTKIDKISELIDGKRVITKKPELLAPAGSLEKLKIAVHYGADAVFIGGREFGLRSNAGNFSIDEMREGVEFANRYGAKVYVTTNIFAHNENMDGLEEYLQAVESTGVTGIIVADPLIIETCRTVAPKLELHLSTQQSLSNWKAVQYWKEEGLDRVVLARETSGDEIQLMKEKVDIDIETFVHGAMCIAYSGRCTLSNHMTARDSNRGGCCQSCRWDYDLYEQTDTEEQALFTGDDVPFAMSPKDLKLLESIPRLIELGIDSLKVEGRMKSIHYIATVVSVYRKVIDAYCDDPENFQMQPSWVAELEKCANREADTAFFVDEPGFEQQMYGVHDKKLGFDFVGLVLEYNEETQIVTLQQRNYFKPGDKVEFFGPEIENVEMVINEITDEKGQVLDAARHPLQVVQFKCLTKLYPNNMMRKGMK